A genomic segment from Cyanobium sp. NIES-981 encodes:
- the efp gene encoding elongation factor P, which produces MISSNDFRTGTSIELDGQVWRVVEFLHVKPGKGSAFVRTKLKAVQSGNVVEKTFRAGEMVPQAVLEKSTLQHTYMEGDDYVFMDMASFEETRLTAKQIGDSRKYLKEGMEVNVVSWNGKPLEVELPNSVVLEITQTDPGVKGDTATGGTKPAIVETGAQVMVPLFLSIGEKIKIDTRTDSYLGREN; this is translated from the coding sequence ATGATCTCCAGCAACGACTTTCGTACCGGTACCTCGATTGAGCTGGATGGCCAGGTCTGGCGGGTCGTTGAGTTCCTGCACGTGAAGCCCGGCAAGGGCTCGGCCTTCGTGCGCACCAAGCTCAAGGCCGTGCAGAGCGGCAACGTGGTGGAGAAGACCTTCCGGGCCGGCGAGATGGTGCCCCAGGCCGTGCTTGAGAAAAGCACCCTGCAGCACACCTACATGGAGGGGGACGACTACGTGTTCATGGACATGGCCAGCTTCGAGGAAACCCGCCTCACCGCCAAGCAGATCGGTGACAGCCGCAAATACCTCAAGGAAGGCATGGAGGTGAACGTGGTGTCCTGGAACGGCAAGCCCCTCGAGGTGGAGCTGCCCAACTCCGTGGTGCTGGAGATCACCCAGACCGATCCCGGCGTGAAGGGCGACACCGCCACCGGCGGCACCAAGCCCGCCATCGTCGAGACCGGCGCCCAGGTGATGGTGCCCCTGTTCCTCTCGATCGGCGAGAAGATCAAGATTGACACTCGCACCGACAGCTATCTGGGGCGGGAGAACTGA
- the rsgA gene encoding ribosome small subunit-dependent GTPase A has product MTAEQGADSTSAKGLVVAMQANYAMVGLDQPGPGDRTRLLCTRRTRLAKSGLAICVGDRVRVDGIDWPAGRGAVAAVEPSRYRLERPAVANVSRIVVVASLAEPALDALQLTRFLITAESCGPPVLLVLSKADLVAPDELEAWRRRVFGWGYAAVALAASRGEGLEPLRRRLQQPGIAVLCGPSGVGKSSLLNALVPDLALRVAAVSGRLQRGRHTTRHVELFSIAPQALVADTPGFNRPQLPRKPELLGPLFPEVRQQLARQGPCRFSDCLHLGEPGCAVGTGWERWSLYRQCLQAIEQEEQRTHRGSAGEPDAGLRRRGGGLEPRLSPRLRQPSRRSERQQADRETDIGGSEGGEGETTAAT; this is encoded by the coding sequence ATGACGGCTGAGCAGGGGGCGGACTCCACCAGCGCCAAGGGCCTGGTGGTGGCCATGCAGGCCAACTACGCGATGGTGGGACTCGATCAGCCCGGGCCTGGGGACCGGACCCGCCTGCTGTGCACGCGCCGCACCCGGCTCGCCAAGAGCGGGCTGGCCATCTGCGTGGGGGACCGGGTCAGGGTCGACGGCATCGACTGGCCGGCCGGCCGGGGAGCCGTGGCCGCGGTCGAGCCCAGCCGTTACCGACTGGAGCGCCCTGCCGTGGCCAACGTCTCCCGCATCGTGGTGGTGGCGTCCCTGGCGGAGCCGGCCCTCGATGCGCTGCAGCTCACCCGCTTTCTGATCACGGCGGAGTCCTGCGGCCCTCCCGTGCTGCTGGTGCTCTCCAAGGCCGACCTGGTGGCGCCGGACGAGCTGGAAGCCTGGCGTCGCCGCGTCTTCGGCTGGGGCTATGCAGCTGTGGCCCTGGCCGCCTCCCGCGGGGAGGGGCTGGAGCCGCTGCGGCGCCGGCTGCAGCAACCGGGAATCGCCGTGCTCTGCGGGCCTTCCGGGGTGGGCAAGAGCAGCCTGCTCAACGCCCTGGTGCCCGACCTGGCCTTGCGGGTGGCCGCCGTGTCCGGCCGCCTGCAACGGGGGCGCCACACCACCCGCCACGTGGAGCTGTTCAGCATCGCTCCGCAGGCCCTGGTGGCGGATACACCGGGCTTCAACCGGCCCCAGCTGCCCCGGAAACCGGAGCTGCTCGGCCCCCTGTTCCCCGAGGTGCGGCAGCAGTTGGCCCGTCAGGGGCCCTGCCGGTTCAGCGATTGCCTGCACCTGGGCGAGCCCGGCTGTGCCGTCGGTACCGGCTGGGAGCGCTGGTCCCTCTACCGCCAGTGCCTGCAGGCCATCGAGCAGGAGGAGCAGCGGACCCACCGTGGCTCTGCCGGGGAGCCGGACGCGGGCCTGCGGCGTCGCGGCGGTGGCCTGGAACCCCGGCTGTCCCCCCGTCTGCGTCAGCCCTCCAGACGTTCCGAGCGGCAGCAGGCGGATCGGGAGACGGACATCGGCGGATCCGAGGGCGGCGAGGGGGAGACCACCGCAGCCACCTGA
- the murB gene encoding UDP-N-acetylmuramate dehydrogenase — protein MSVRCSHPPGLRQAIRLQPFTTWKVGGPAEWFGEPAADEELVAMAAWAWQEGLALRCIGAGSNLLIADTGLDGLTLCNRRLQGSSLDAGSGWVEAAAGEPIPTLARKAARAGLSGLEWAVGIPGTVGGAAVMNAGAQGGCTADWLHSVRVLDPARPEQPFDLAAAELDFAYRHSRLQQEPLIVLAARFRLEPGHDPASVSQRTSTNLHSRTSTQPYQQPSCGSVFRNPEPQKAGRLIEELGLKGLRIGAAEVSTIHANFIVNTGEACAADIDALIREVQHRVLSHHGIALHPEVKRLGF, from the coding sequence ATGAGCGTCCGCTGCAGCCATCCCCCGGGTCTGCGCCAGGCCATCCGTCTGCAGCCCTTCACCACCTGGAAGGTGGGCGGCCCGGCCGAGTGGTTCGGCGAGCCGGCCGCCGATGAGGAGCTGGTGGCCATGGCGGCCTGGGCCTGGCAGGAGGGTCTGGCCCTGCGCTGCATCGGCGCGGGCTCGAACCTCCTGATCGCCGACACCGGCCTCGATGGCCTCACCCTCTGCAACCGCCGCCTGCAGGGCAGCAGCCTGGATGCGGGGAGTGGCTGGGTGGAAGCGGCGGCGGGGGAACCGATTCCCACCCTCGCCCGCAAGGCGGCCCGCGCGGGGCTGAGCGGCCTGGAGTGGGCCGTGGGCATTCCCGGCACCGTCGGTGGTGCCGCCGTGATGAACGCTGGCGCCCAGGGGGGGTGCACGGCGGATTGGCTGCATTCGGTGCGGGTGCTCGACCCGGCACGGCCGGAGCAGCCGTTCGATCTGGCGGCGGCGGAGCTCGACTTCGCCTACCGCCACAGCCGGCTGCAGCAGGAACCGTTGATCGTGCTGGCGGCCCGCTTCCGGCTCGAGCCCGGCCACGACCCCGCCAGCGTGAGCCAGCGCACCAGCACCAATCTCCACAGCCGCACCAGCACCCAGCCCTACCAGCAACCCAGCTGCGGCAGCGTGTTCCGCAACCCTGAACCACAGAAGGCCGGCCGGCTGATCGAGGAGCTGGGCCTCAAGGGCCTGCGCATCGGAGCGGCGGAGGTCTCGACCATCCACGCCAACTTCATCGTGAACACGGGGGAGGCCTGCGCCGCCGACATCGATGCCCTGATCCGGGAGGTGCAGCACCGGGTGCTGAGCCATCACGGCATCGCCCTGCATCCGGAGGTGAAGCGGCTGGGGTTCTAG
- a CDS encoding type I glyceraldehyde-3-phosphate dehydrogenase, whose protein sequence is MTLKVAINGFGRIGRNFMRCWLSRGANTGIEVVGLNDTSDPRTNSHLLQYDSMLGHIRDAEVSCTDDAIIVNGRTIKCFSDRNPLNLPWKEWGVDLVIESTGVFIDQAGAGKHIEAGAKKVLITAPGKGEGVGTFVVGVNDHEYRHEDWDIVSNASCTTNCMAPIVKTLDQAFGIVKGTMTTTHSYTGDQRILDASHRDLRRARAAAINIVPTSTGAAKAVALVYPPMKGKLNGIALRVPTPNVSVVDLVLEVSRPTSREEVNATLKAASENGMKGIIKYCDLPLVSSDHAGTDESTIVDSDLTLVMGDNMVKVICWYDNEWGYSQRVVDLAEVVARNWK, encoded by the coding sequence ATGACATTGAAGGTTGCGATCAATGGATTCGGCCGGATCGGTCGCAACTTCATGCGCTGCTGGCTGAGCCGTGGGGCCAACACCGGCATCGAGGTGGTGGGCCTCAACGACACCTCCGATCCCCGCACCAATTCCCACCTGCTCCAGTACGACTCGATGCTGGGCCACATCCGGGATGCGGAGGTGAGCTGCACCGACGACGCCATCATCGTCAACGGCCGGACGATCAAGTGCTTCTCGGACCGCAACCCCCTCAACCTGCCCTGGAAGGAATGGGGTGTGGACCTGGTGATCGAATCCACCGGGGTGTTCATCGATCAGGCCGGTGCCGGCAAGCACATCGAAGCCGGTGCGAAGAAGGTGCTGATCACGGCCCCCGGCAAGGGTGAGGGCGTGGGCACCTTCGTGGTGGGGGTGAACGATCACGAGTACCGCCACGAAGACTGGGACATCGTGTCCAACGCCAGCTGCACCACCAACTGCATGGCACCGATCGTGAAGACCCTCGATCAGGCCTTCGGCATCGTCAAGGGCACGATGACCACCACCCACAGCTACACGGGAGACCAGCGCATCCTCGATGCCTCCCACCGCGATCTGCGCCGTGCCCGCGCCGCCGCGATCAACATCGTGCCCACCAGCACCGGCGCTGCCAAGGCCGTGGCCCTGGTCTATCCGCCGATGAAGGGCAAGCTCAACGGCATCGCCCTGCGGGTGCCCACCCCCAACGTGTCGGTGGTGGACCTGGTGCTGGAAGTCAGCCGCCCCACCTCCCGTGAGGAAGTGAACGCCACGCTGAAGGCCGCCTCCGAGAACGGCATGAAGGGCATCATCAAGTACTGCGACCTGCCGCTGGTGTCCAGCGACCATGCGGGCACCGACGAATCCACCATCGTCGACTCCGATCTCACCCTGGTGATGGGCGACAACATGGTGAAGGTGATCTGCTGGTACGACAACGAGTGGGGCTACAGCCAGCGGGTGGTGGACCTCGCCGAAGTGGTGGCCCGCAACTGGAAGTGA
- a CDS encoding peptidylprolyl isomerase: MASARVLAVVAWALALCLSLPLSPRPASAALPQGNAVKDPAAILRNALPVDAPRLQELQHRLEDTSTDLRAKRWSALNSTVQRSQSLLSSRRSEILARFAPEDTQRATALLDRLETELQTLAASAQAQDRDAFLASRREALATIGTAEAMLVGPFPFAIPSEFDALPRLLGRATVEIETSKGPVTAVVDGYNAPLTAGAFVDLVQKRFYDGLPFTRAEDFYVLQTGDPEGPADGYVDPATKELRRVPLEIMVPGEAAPFYNQTFEDLGRYKAAAVLPFATVGTLGWAHSDKQLDDGSSQFFFFLYEAELTPAGLNLVDGRYAAFGYVVDGAEVLEELGVDDRILRARVVEGAENLQPHA, from the coding sequence ATGGCTTCGGCTCGGGTTCTGGCGGTGGTGGCGTGGGCCCTGGCCCTCTGCCTGAGCCTTCCCCTGAGCCCACGGCCCGCCAGCGCCGCCCTGCCCCAGGGCAATGCGGTGAAGGATCCTGCCGCGATCCTGCGCAATGCCCTGCCGGTGGATGCCCCCAGGCTGCAGGAGCTGCAGCACCGCCTGGAGGACACCAGCACCGATCTGAGGGCCAAGCGCTGGTCGGCACTGAACTCCACCGTGCAGCGCAGCCAGTCGCTGCTGAGCAGCCGCCGCAGCGAGATCCTGGCGCGCTTCGCTCCGGAGGACACGCAGCGGGCCACCGCCCTGCTCGACCGGTTGGAAACCGAGCTGCAGACCCTGGCAGCCAGCGCCCAGGCGCAGGATCGGGATGCCTTCCTGGCCTCGCGCCGCGAGGCCCTCGCCACCATCGGCACCGCCGAGGCCATGCTGGTGGGTCCCTTCCCGTTCGCCATCCCCAGCGAGTTCGATGCCCTGCCGCGGCTGCTGGGGCGCGCCACCGTGGAGATCGAAACCTCCAAGGGACCGGTGACGGCGGTGGTGGACGGCTACAACGCTCCGCTCACCGCCGGAGCCTTCGTGGATCTGGTGCAGAAGCGGTTCTACGACGGGCTTCCCTTCACCCGGGCCGAAGACTTCTACGTGCTGCAGACCGGCGACCCGGAAGGCCCGGCAGACGGCTACGTCGACCCAGCCACCAAGGAGCTGCGCCGGGTACCGCTCGAGATCATGGTTCCAGGCGAGGCGGCCCCCTTCTACAACCAGACCTTCGAAGACCTGGGCCGGTACAAGGCTGCCGCGGTGCTGCCCTTCGCCACGGTGGGCACCCTGGGCTGGGCCCACTCCGACAAGCAGCTCGATGACGGTTCTTCCCAGTTCTTCTTTTTCCTCTACGAGGCGGAGCTCACCCCGGCTGGGCTGAACCTGGTGGATGGACGCTACGCCGCCTTCGGCTACGTGGTGGACGGCGCCGAGGTGCTGGAAGAGCTGGGTGTCGACGACAGAATCCTGCGCGCCAGGGTGGTGGAGGGTGCCGAGAACCTGCAGCCCCACGCCTGA
- the dnaJ gene encoding molecular chaperone DnaJ, whose amino-acid sequence MADYYDLLGVSRDADADSLKRAYRRLARQYHPDINKEAGAEDRFKEIGRAYEVLSDPQTRARYDQFGEAGLGGGGMPDMADMGGFADLFETFFSGFGGAAGAGGPRRRGPRQGDDLRLDLTISFQEAVFGIEKEVQIRHLETCSTCKGSGAREGAGPTTCGTCSGVGQVRRATRTPFGSFTQVAPCPTCEGTGQVIADPCSACGGQGLQQVRKKLRINIPAGVDSGTRLRVAQEGNAGQRGGPSGDLYVFLSVQPHPQLRRDGIHVQSEVVLNYLQAILGDTIEVETVDGPEQLEIPPGTQPGAVLTLQGKGVPRLGNPVARGNHQFSVKVQLPTRLNGEERELLEQLAGHHTSKGHKHPHKSGLFGGLFGHRD is encoded by the coding sequence ATGGCGGATTACTACGACCTCCTCGGCGTCAGCCGTGATGCCGATGCCGACAGCCTCAAGCGGGCCTACCGCCGGCTCGCCCGCCAGTACCACCCCGACATCAACAAGGAAGCCGGTGCCGAGGACCGCTTCAAGGAGATCGGTCGGGCCTACGAGGTGCTGAGCGATCCCCAGACCCGTGCCCGCTATGACCAGTTCGGCGAGGCCGGCCTCGGGGGTGGGGGCATGCCGGACATGGCCGACATGGGCGGCTTCGCCGACCTGTTCGAGACCTTCTTCAGCGGCTTCGGTGGAGCGGCTGGCGCCGGCGGTCCGCGGCGGCGTGGCCCCCGCCAGGGCGACGACCTGCGGCTCGATCTCACCATCAGCTTCCAGGAGGCCGTGTTCGGCATCGAGAAGGAGGTGCAGATCCGCCATCTCGAAACCTGCAGCACCTGCAAGGGCTCGGGGGCCCGGGAGGGGGCCGGCCCCACCACCTGCGGCACCTGCTCCGGCGTGGGCCAGGTGCGCCGCGCCACCCGCACGCCCTTCGGCAGTTTCACCCAGGTGGCCCCCTGCCCCACCTGCGAGGGCACGGGCCAGGTGATCGCCGACCCCTGCAGCGCCTGCGGCGGCCAGGGGCTGCAGCAGGTGCGCAAGAAGCTGCGCATCAACATCCCTGCCGGAGTCGATTCCGGCACACGCCTGCGGGTGGCCCAGGAGGGCAATGCCGGCCAGCGGGGCGGGCCCTCGGGGGACCTCTACGTGTTTCTCAGCGTGCAGCCCCATCCCCAGCTGCGCCGGGACGGCATCCATGTGCAGTCGGAGGTGGTGCTGAACTACCTCCAGGCGATTCTGGGCGACACCATCGAGGTGGAGACGGTGGATGGCCCCGAGCAGCTCGAGATCCCGCCCGGTACCCAGCCTGGCGCGGTGCTCACCCTCCAGGGCAAGGGTGTGCCCAGGCTGGGCAACCCCGTGGCCCGGGGCAACCATCAGTTCAGCGTGAAGGTCCAGCTGCCCACCCGGCTCAACGGCGAGGAGAGGGAACTGCTGGAGCAGCTGGCCGGCCATCACACCAGCAAGGGCCACAAGCACCCCCACAAGAGCGGTCTGTTCGGCGGCCTGTTCGGACACCGCGACTAG
- the grpE gene encoding nucleotide exchange factor GrpE, whose amino-acid sequence MSGEPVVGPEANPGQDPGQDLQPEVQPAAAEAAGMGQETPAGRPEAGSSPSLDPQQQGSEARVAELEEELAALRAQHEALNGQYMRLAADFDNFRKRQSRDSEDQRLQITCSTLGEILPVLDNFDRARQQLNPQHEEAQTLHRSYQGLYRQLVEVFKQLGVSPMRVEGEPFDPMLHEAVLREPSEQHPEDIVIEELQRGYHLNGRVLRHALVKVSMGPGPAEASSQAAVPSAPGAEDQPAPPPGA is encoded by the coding sequence ATGAGCGGTGAACCTGTGGTAGGTCCAGAGGCCAACCCCGGACAGGACCCCGGACAGGATCTTCAGCCTGAGGTGCAACCCGCCGCCGCCGAGGCTGCGGGTATGGGCCAGGAGACGCCGGCGGGCAGACCAGAAGCCGGCAGCTCCCCGTCACTTGATCCCCAGCAGCAGGGAAGCGAAGCCAGGGTCGCCGAGCTGGAGGAGGAACTCGCCGCCCTGCGGGCCCAGCACGAGGCGCTCAACGGCCAGTACATGCGCCTGGCCGCGGATTTCGACAACTTCCGCAAGCGCCAGAGCCGCGACAGCGAAGACCAGCGGTTGCAGATCACCTGTTCCACCCTGGGCGAGATCCTGCCGGTGCTGGACAACTTCGACCGCGCCCGCCAGCAGCTGAACCCCCAGCACGAGGAGGCCCAGACCCTGCACCGCAGCTACCAGGGCCTGTATCGGCAGCTGGTGGAGGTGTTCAAGCAGCTCGGCGTCTCGCCGATGCGGGTGGAGGGAGAGCCCTTCGACCCCATGCTCCACGAGGCCGTGCTGCGCGAGCCGAGCGAGCAGCACCCCGAGGACATCGTGATCGAGGAGCTGCAGCGGGGCTACCACCTCAACGGGCGGGTGCTTCGCCACGCCCTGGTGAAGGTGTCGATGGGGCCCGGCCCGGCCGAGGCGTCGTCGCAGGCTGCCGTTCCCTCGGCTCCCGGTGCCGAGGACCAGCCCGCCCCACCCCCCGGGGCCTGA
- a CDS encoding YbaB/EbfC family nucleoid-associated protein: MAGFGLPNFGQLTEAFKKAQELQQNAQKLQEELDAMELEGSSADGRASVWLSGNQQPLRVRLAPELVGEGAEACEAAVLEALQAAYANSTGTMKGRMEELTGGLNLNLPGLGG; encoded by the coding sequence ATGGCCGGCTTCGGACTCCCCAATTTCGGTCAGCTCACCGAGGCCTTCAAGAAGGCTCAGGAACTGCAGCAGAACGCCCAGAAGCTCCAGGAGGAGCTCGACGCGATGGAGCTGGAGGGGAGCAGTGCCGATGGTCGCGCCAGTGTGTGGCTGTCGGGCAACCAGCAGCCCCTGCGGGTGCGGCTGGCACCGGAGCTGGTGGGCGAGGGTGCCGAAGCCTGCGAGGCGGCGGTGCTGGAGGCCCTCCAGGCGGCCTACGCCAACTCCACCGGCACCATGAAGGGCCGGATGGAGGAGCTCACCGGCGGCCTGAACCTCAACCTGCCCGGCCTGGGTGGCTGA
- the thiL gene encoding thiamine-phosphate kinase, producing the protein MPRTCSPTPDPEPCRDPTLAELGEARLIERLGAFAAPGQFQDDAAILSLGGNLVVNTDVLVDGVHFSPATTDPFHVGWRAAAANLSDLAAMGCTGACGLTVGLIAPASTPWSWVEAVYQGLCRCLGEHGGGNLLGGDCSSGAQRTLAITAVGALGGAGPIRRGDGRAGDTLVCTGLHGLSRLGLAVLQHELEPQRLQGLPSKLLERAVRAHRMPVPRFDAVRALAASQPAELAWRVAGTDSSDGLAAAAVALALASRCRAVLERRTLPIDPAMARLDTAETWCLAGGEDFELVLALDPRWAKALMELLPGSRRIGNLAAAAPGKPVLGWEDGQAVPVASEGFRHFAG; encoded by the coding sequence GTGCCGAGAACCTGCAGCCCCACGCCTGACCCTGAACCGTGCCGGGATCCGACCCTTGCCGAGCTGGGCGAGGCGAGGCTGATCGAACGGCTGGGTGCCTTTGCTGCCCCCGGCCAGTTTCAGGATGATGCGGCGATCCTGAGCCTCGGCGGCAACCTGGTGGTGAACACCGATGTGCTGGTGGACGGCGTGCATTTCAGCCCCGCCACCACCGATCCCTTCCACGTGGGCTGGCGGGCAGCCGCGGCAAACCTTTCGGATCTGGCGGCCATGGGCTGCACCGGGGCCTGCGGACTCACGGTGGGGCTGATCGCCCCCGCCAGCACCCCCTGGAGTTGGGTCGAGGCCGTGTACCAGGGGCTCTGCCGCTGCCTGGGCGAGCACGGGGGCGGCAACCTCCTGGGGGGAGACTGCAGCTCCGGCGCGCAACGCACCCTCGCCATCACGGCGGTCGGTGCCCTGGGCGGAGCAGGCCCCATCCGCCGCGGCGACGGCAGGGCCGGCGACACCCTGGTGTGCACGGGCCTGCACGGCCTCAGCCGCCTCGGGCTGGCCGTGCTGCAGCACGAGCTGGAGCCCCAGCGGCTGCAGGGTCTCCCCTCGAAGCTGCTGGAGCGGGCCGTCCGCGCCCACCGGATGCCCGTCCCTCGCTTCGATGCCGTACGGGCCCTCGCCGCCAGCCAGCCTGCGGAGCTGGCCTGGCGCGTGGCGGGCACCGACAGCAGCGATGGGCTCGCAGCAGCGGCCGTGGCCCTGGCCCTGGCCAGCCGTTGCCGGGCCGTGCTGGAACGCCGCACCCTGCCGATCGACCCGGCCATGGCCCGGCTCGACACGGCAGAGACCTGGTGCCTGGCGGGCGGTGAAGATTTCGAACTGGTGCTCGCCCTGGATCCGCGCTGGGCGAAGGCCCTGATGGAGCTGCTGCCGGGGTCGCGGCGGATCGGCAACCTGGCGGCCGCGGCGCCGGGGAAGCCCGTCCTCGGCTGGGAGGACGGCCAGGCTGTGCCGGTGGCGTCCGAAGGCTTCCGCCACTTTGCGGGGTGA
- the murC gene encoding UDP-N-acetylmuramate--L-alanine ligase, which produces MIPQLDRHQPLHFIGVGGIGMSALAGILAERGYAVSGSDPRDNAVLCNLRRRGVRVFREQSGSTVAAIRSGTSMAPLVVISSAVPETNPELREARRVGLRICHRSDVLAALIQGQASIAVAGSHGKTTTSSLIATLLAATGHDPTAVIGGIVPAFGSNGRNGKGRLLVAEADESDGSLVKFRPGLGILTNVELDHTDHYPDLDALIGTLRRFAGRSDRLLANHDCAILREHFEAQHWWSTTTAEGVDFAAVALEERGDGTTAEFYEQGQPVGRFSLPLPGRHNLSNAVAALAACRLEGVAFAELQRAVASLRPPGRRFDFRGQWNGRLVVDDYAHHPSEVAATLGMAQLMVRSGRSPLPQAPRRLVAVFQPHRYSRTAQFLPGFAEALCNADAVLIAPLYAAGEAPIEGVSSHALAEAIQALKPALPVMVADDLDELAAQVARCSRVDDLVLAMGAGDVNSLWERLGQLPDPSLELAA; this is translated from the coding sequence TTGATCCCCCAGCTCGATCGCCACCAGCCGCTGCACTTCATCGGGGTCGGAGGCATCGGCATGTCTGCCCTGGCAGGGATCCTGGCCGAGCGGGGCTATGCGGTGAGCGGCTCCGACCCCCGCGACAACGCGGTGCTCTGCAACCTGCGGCGGCGCGGGGTGCGCGTGTTCCGCGAGCAGAGCGGCAGCACGGTGGCAGCCATCCGGAGCGGCACCTCGATGGCTCCCCTGGTGGTGATCAGCTCCGCGGTGCCGGAGACCAACCCCGAACTCAGGGAGGCGCGCCGCGTGGGGCTGCGGATCTGCCACCGCTCGGACGTGCTCGCCGCACTGATCCAGGGCCAGGCCTCGATCGCCGTGGCCGGCAGCCACGGCAAGACCACCACCAGCAGCCTGATCGCCACCCTGCTGGCGGCCACGGGACACGACCCCACCGCCGTGATCGGGGGCATCGTGCCGGCCTTCGGCAGCAACGGCCGCAACGGCAAGGGGCGGCTGCTGGTGGCGGAGGCCGACGAGTCGGACGGCTCCCTGGTGAAGTTCAGGCCCGGCCTCGGGATCCTCACCAATGTGGAGCTGGACCACACCGACCACTACCCCGATCTCGACGCTCTGATCGGAACACTGCGCCGCTTCGCCGGGCGCTCCGACCGGCTGCTGGCCAACCACGACTGCGCGATCCTGCGGGAGCACTTCGAGGCCCAGCACTGGTGGTCCACCACCACCGCCGAGGGTGTCGACTTCGCCGCTGTCGCCCTCGAGGAGCGGGGTGACGGCACCACGGCCGAGTTCTACGAGCAGGGGCAGCCGGTGGGGAGGTTCTCCCTCCCCCTGCCGGGCCGCCACAACCTCAGCAATGCCGTGGCTGCCCTGGCCGCCTGCCGCCTGGAGGGGGTGGCCTTCGCGGAGCTGCAACGCGCCGTGGCCAGCCTCAGGCCGCCCGGCCGTCGCTTCGATTTCCGCGGCCAGTGGAACGGCCGTCTCGTGGTCGACGACTACGCCCACCATCCCAGTGAGGTGGCCGCCACCCTCGGCATGGCCCAGCTGATGGTGCGCAGTGGACGCAGTCCCCTGCCCCAGGCCCCGCGCCGTCTGGTGGCCGTGTTCCAGCCGCACCGCTACAGCCGCACGGCCCAGTTCCTCCCGGGCTTCGCCGAGGCGTTGTGCAACGCCGATGCGGTGCTGATCGCCCCGCTCTACGCCGCCGGTGAGGCGCCGATCGAGGGGGTGAGCAGCCATGCCCTGGCGGAGGCGATTCAGGCCCTCAAACCGGCCTTGCCGGTGATGGTGGCGGACGACCTCGATGAACTCGCCGCCCAGGTGGCCCGCTGCAGCCGGGTGGACGACCTGGTGCTGGCCATGGGAGCCGGCGATGTGAACAGCCTCTGGGAGAGGCTGGGCCAGCTGCCGGATCCCAGCCTCGAACTGGCCGCCTAG
- a CDS encoding sulfurtransferase TusA family protein produces MPSPAEPSVCLDLRGTPCPLNYIRVKLALETLGPDAWLQVDLDRGEPEDMVVSGLGQAGYSVVSAPHPEAAAAAVRLLVRRDDG; encoded by the coding sequence GTGCCCTCTCCCGCCGAGCCCAGCGTCTGCCTCGATCTGCGCGGCACCCCCTGCCCGCTCAACTACATCCGGGTCAAGCTGGCCCTCGAAACCCTCGGGCCCGACGCCTGGTTGCAGGTGGATCTCGATCGGGGCGAACCCGAGGACATGGTGGTCTCGGGCCTCGGCCAGGCGGGCTACTCGGTGGTCAGCGCACCCCATCCCGAAGCCGCTGCCGCTGCAGTGCGCCTGCTGGTGCGCCGCGATGACGGCTGA